From Triticum urartu cultivar G1812 chromosome 2, Tu2.1, whole genome shotgun sequence, a single genomic window includes:
- the LOC125540287 gene encoding anamorsin homolog isoform X1 translates to MASTAAAALAVTDELALPLRAVGDLAAAAGVSREEVVVITQCASLGGKLPFDDASVGAVLSVIKNVESFGDKLVAEISRVLKAGGIVLVQSFTPSADQKPNNYIERQLLMGGFVEVQASATSSQDSVQSVTIKAKKPSWSMGSSFPLKKAVKALPKIEIDDDDELIDEDSLLTEEDLKKPQLPVVGDCEVGATKKACKNCSCGRAEAEQKVEKLGLTAEQIDNPVSACGSCGLGDAFRCSTCPYRGLAPFKLGEKVTLSDNFLSADI, encoded by the exons ATGGCGTCCACGGCTGCGGCGGCGCTCGCGGTGACGGACGAGCTGGCCCTGCCGCTCCGCGCGGTGGGGGACCTGGCGGCGGCCGCCGGGGTCTCGCGGGAGGAGGTCGTCGTCATCACGCAGTGCGCCTCGCTCG GTGGGAAGTTGCCTTTTGATGATGCATCGGTGGGTGCTGTTCTATCTGTCATAAAAAATGTGGAGAGCTTTGGGGATAAGTTGGTTGCTGAAATTAGCCGAGTGCTGAAAGCTGGTGGAATTGTGCTGGTACAGAGCTTCACACCCTCTGCTGATCAGAAG CCAAACAATTATATCGAGCGCCAGCTACTCATGGGAGGTTTTGTTGAAGTGCAAGCTTCTGCCACAAGCTCGCAGGATAGTGTGCAATCTGTTACT ATCAAGGCAAAGAAGCCCTCGTGGAGTATGGGTTCTTCCTTCCCCCTGAagaaagcagtaaaggctcttccAAAGATTGAAATTGACGACGATGATGAACTGATTGACGAAGACAGCCTCTTGACTGAGGAGGACTTGAAGAAGCCACAGCTTCCAGTTG TAGGAGATTGTGAGGTGGGAGCTACAAAGAAGGCATGCAAGAACTGCAGTTGTGGCAGGGCCGAGGCTGAGCAGAAGGTGGAGAAGCTGGGGCTCACTGCAGAACAGATTGATAACCCTGTCTCAGCTTGTGGCAGT TGTGGGTTGGGCGATGCGTTCCGATGCAGCACCTGCCCATACAGAGGCCTGGCGCCGTTCAAGTTGGGCGAGAAG GTTACCTTGTCTGACAACTTCCTCTCGGCCGACATATGA
- the LOC125540287 gene encoding anamorsin homolog isoform X2: MASTAAAALAVTDELALPLRAVGDLAAAAGVSREEVVVITQCASLGGKLPFDDASVGAVLSVIKNVESFGDKLVAEISRVLKAGGIVLVQSFTPSADQKPNNYIERQLLMGGFVEVQASATSSQDSVQSVTIKAKKPSWSMGSSFPLKKAVKALPKIEIDDDDELIDEDSLLTEEDLKKPQLPVGDCEVGATKKACKNCSCGRAEAEQKVEKLGLTAEQIDNPVSACGSCGLGDAFRCSTCPYRGLAPFKLGEKVTLSDNFLSADI, encoded by the exons ATGGCGTCCACGGCTGCGGCGGCGCTCGCGGTGACGGACGAGCTGGCCCTGCCGCTCCGCGCGGTGGGGGACCTGGCGGCGGCCGCCGGGGTCTCGCGGGAGGAGGTCGTCGTCATCACGCAGTGCGCCTCGCTCG GTGGGAAGTTGCCTTTTGATGATGCATCGGTGGGTGCTGTTCTATCTGTCATAAAAAATGTGGAGAGCTTTGGGGATAAGTTGGTTGCTGAAATTAGCCGAGTGCTGAAAGCTGGTGGAATTGTGCTGGTACAGAGCTTCACACCCTCTGCTGATCAGAAG CCAAACAATTATATCGAGCGCCAGCTACTCATGGGAGGTTTTGTTGAAGTGCAAGCTTCTGCCACAAGCTCGCAGGATAGTGTGCAATCTGTTACT ATCAAGGCAAAGAAGCCCTCGTGGAGTATGGGTTCTTCCTTCCCCCTGAagaaagcagtaaaggctcttccAAAGATTGAAATTGACGACGATGATGAACTGATTGACGAAGACAGCCTCTTGACTGAGGAGGACTTGAAGAAGCCACAGCTTCCAGTTG GAGATTGTGAGGTGGGAGCTACAAAGAAGGCATGCAAGAACTGCAGTTGTGGCAGGGCCGAGGCTGAGCAGAAGGTGGAGAAGCTGGGGCTCACTGCAGAACAGATTGATAACCCTGTCTCAGCTTGTGGCAGT TGTGGGTTGGGCGATGCGTTCCGATGCAGCACCTGCCCATACAGAGGCCTGGCGCCGTTCAAGTTGGGCGAGAAG GTTACCTTGTCTGACAACTTCCTCTCGGCCGACATATGA